One window from the genome of Anopheles merus strain MAF chromosome 3R, AmerM5.1, whole genome shotgun sequence encodes:
- the LOC121596510 gene encoding uncharacterized protein LOC121596510 gives MVRKVDSSGVWRVGRPTILGVMVLLLVLVIPTVKGEVLCYSCQGCDKHDVMQTEQCSVECGIWYSSNGGVPTVNRGCIEQVQKDDVIYDQCQTDLCNTASVVRCVRCPTALTAECENVICPTSDDQCYLNPADGKRGCTSDPEYVVDCSGASCTECSPETGKPCNDVLTCEVCDTSVNPECLLQTCPKVTDQCYRYLDEQATLHLGCTSEEDYTISCEQEGANCRTCSSDLCNRDASFECYSCDDCPSIDAFLGSKVECNIHQKDQCYTVYDWSSKQTHRGCVSDEFPTTKFDSYDLCSDSTCNNQIFPNHLRCYQCDGCDAQISDADVNYCRNDQATGCFMLLVEFESGSKTVIRGCDTDPAFADCRINRNCETCTGDACNRAPQTAARLCYQCEGVEECERQTLATGCQNTAFTNQCYLYSDGAAGEELKKGCLLDLDETMAAACYDPTDTRCSICKDITCNRQHCVRCNTQTEGAACLLGDKSAPGLQYALCDGNCRVEIDANGHTVRGCAEDFPEPCGQDDARCLETVQAGSNGGIFPTNRRQCYQCEGDSCWTMPEPGTARYCQLYRGSNDGCYIYNDGSTIVRGCTTDPGAKCLTEDGFDDQYCSIWMEDLRNDAALQREPLTCYQDCPGSESGQIPTCPPVTCPPTTDRCFVSVSYSGVISRGCTSFDCPPDSRDCYTCKEANCNGAYSVCSKCDTSIDGDCTVGTEHGEVCEQSEGCFQYQGDDGNGIYGCAEKAPAICSNDADHCNFCQDTFCNAKAPIVCFSCTDCRDVLTPIFQKTKLCGTEGDSCITALIDGRIDRDCRSDLPHPIEEYTIIDDCTTSYCNQLSITAWTSCYVCTGCNDVLGAEVTTELCLNPPTDECFTKREDDGVIVRGCATEEGLVGCDNSLNCDVCPGENCNDRAVPQEFSCVQCDLSEDCAQYNVLSECPNIFGLLVDSCVTYTKQPDGVQKGCISTPVLYALCYGTSSDVCVVSEESMGNARPVQCIDCIESVECIGGEANELITNSYHHGSCVSFLDEQGTVVRGNIVNYPEFHNAPHYKECFEDGCNKGLFPEDRLLCYQCSGEECARLTQSGSLITPQPCLRYDKANAKCYTWYESASNAQRGCLLDDGDDSLCGGEGVQSCKTCSDSRCNELDYATFSETNFCVKCTTNRGCQEDLAEEACTDGGGCYTFFSGSLVVAKGCVSELAESMEWYKECARGSGSERCQQCYGDYCNRNKCYACNSGLGSATDCIEPRLGLTESATCKTDDGCVAFIDANGHTVRGCRDSFDEPIAECSEQNAATCQLCNGDHCNGALLGKDRIKCYQCSGTARCLEPAPNSALYCTIYREGEESCYTYFQDERTVERGCTLQRPEPCEHPCQKCNTTACNDQRAAVTNPLRCAQCSGDECPDIDATESTEVKPCTEGLLFGRTDQCYTYFDPTDGSVQQRGCLSDFAKSAGGSAIAAQCLDATDGSCKLCTDDGCNARSVTCFVCNTDTDPDCADLLTESSAYRQACGTGRCVSLLDGATTRKGCLEDFNEVDCALKGTCQIFEGTLSNSAIYPADRIRCYQCSGSGCDEVQSSTNSTTCQQYDPDDECYTYVTDTGETFRGCLSDTLTPGPCADRSDVCVKCSSEAGCNTEPAQRSNDLVCAQCYNAIECGQTERYERCTKPVLLGRQDSCYVQSFDGELLARGCLSDAVGSLRDKCTAGGSSSECSVCLCDRCNGPPVECVSCEGEVGCGDVLGVEQSVVPCQTGSCVSLVKQLPNGATVIAKGCSEAYEQDTCSPANDASYQLCYSPRCNNVLFPPGRLKCFQCQGAGCSDPSLVPTICEPYSANDKCYSFLDRQQKGCVGQLQDSAECNPDGRCFVCDSSDGCNEEPRTLECIDCSSRTDPSCVEPMVAFARKKLCPIGGCVTFIDAHGFTVRGCAMNYYLTSASCTGTTCNLCTNEDNCNSMLLPTNRLQCYQCSGSSCLDVANQTPSICQQYSADDACYAYASSSTNIRRGCLSDLISECPTDGCVTCSTGNGCNANPPVVANPLTCHHCDGVNCADEQTGAGAVCPAVLLGRTDACYSWVEKYTVRRGCLSDADACNAMNPNCYICTDGRDCNAERYAVERHECVQCAELATDERCNWGFDRSAAEQCSSETQQSSELGCYSCYISTLDPTERRLFHRGCVGEERQTQCDPATVNVCLGAGCNHRNERLQICAKCEDVDGCESGRWVVEECRGVVPYDRRGCYLMRDARKRVTARGCAADLNDETWQLCSNVRDSSCLTCLGNECNHATIGMGRVSLLGTLAIAVLCWLLVGLGR, from the exons ATGGTGCGCAAGGTGGATTCCAGTGGAGTATGGCGCGTCGGAAGACCGACCATACTTGgtgtgatggtgctgctgctagtgctCGTGATCCCAACGGTGAAGGGAGAGGTGTTGTGTTACTCGTGCCAAGGATGTGATAAGCATGACGTGATGCAAACGGAGCAATGCTCTGTTGAGTGTGGCATTTGGTATTCGT CGAATGGTGGCGTGCCAACAGTAAACCGTGGATGCATAGAGCAAGTGCAGAAAGACGACGTGATCTATGATCAGTGTCAGACCGATCTGTGCAATACTGCTAGTGTCGTGCGGTGTGTGCGCTGTCCTACTGCACTGACGGCTGAATGTGAGAACGTGATCTGCCCAACGTCAGATGACCAGTGTTACCTTAACCCTGCAG ATGGTAAACGAGGCTGTACCTCAGATCCGGAGTACGTCGTGGACTGTTCCGGTGCTTCTTGTACCGAATGTAGCCCGGAGacaggtaaaccctgtaacgaTGTTCTGACGTGCGAAGTCTGTGATACTAGCGTAAATCCTGAATGCTTGCTGCAAACGTGTCCCAAGGTGACGGATCAATGTTACCGCTATCTTGACGAACAGGCCACACTGCATTTAGGCTGTACAAGTGAGGAAGACTACACTATTAGCTGTGAACAAGAGGGGGCCAACTGCCGAACGTGTTCCAGTGATCTATGCAATCGAGATG CGAGCTTTGAATGCTACTCCTGCGATGATTGTCCGTCGATTGATGCTTTCCTCGGCAGTAAGGTCGAATGTAATATTCACCAGAAAGATCAGTGTTACACGGTCTATGATT GGTCAAGCAAGCAAACTCACCGTGGATGTGTCAGCGACGAATTTCCAACGACGAAGTTCGATTCATACGACCTGTGCAGCGACAGCACCTGTAATAACCAAATCTTTCCGAACCATCTCCGGTGCTATCAGTGCGATGGGTGCGATGCACAGATCTCCGATGCGGATGTAAACTATTGCCGCAATGATCAGGCAACCGGGTGCTTCATGCTGCTGGTGGAGTTCGAATCGGGTAGCAAAACAGTCATCCGAGGATGCGACACAGATCCGGCGTTCGCTGACTGTAGGATCAATCGTAACTGTGAAACCTGCACAGGAGATGCGTGCAACCGGGCGCCCCAAACTGCTGCAAGATTATGCTACCAGTGCGAAGGTGTGGAGGAGTGCGAAAGACAAACACTTGCCACCGGCTGTCAGAACACGGCGTTCACTAACCAGTGCTACCTGTACTCGGACGGTGCTGCTGGCGAAGAGCTGAAGAAGGGATGCCTACTAGATTTGGATGAAACGATGGCGGCGGCCTGCTACGATCCGACCGATACACGCTGTAGCATCTGCAAGGACATCACGTGCAATCGACAGCACTGTGTGCGGTGCAACACACAAACGGAGGGTGCTGCCTGTCTGTTGGGTGATAAATCTGCGCCGGGCTTGCAGTATGCACTTTGCGATGGCAACTGTCGAGTGGAAATCGATGCTAATGGTCACACTGTTCGGGGCTGTGCGGAAGACTTCCCGGAACCGTGCGGGCAGGATGATGCCCGTTGCCTAGAGACGGTACAGGCTGGATCCAATGGTGGCATTTTTCCAACAAATCGCCGCCAGTGTTATCAGTGCGAGGGTGACAGTTGTTGGACGATGCCCGAACCTGGGACGGCTCGTTACTGCCAGCTCTACCGGGGGTCAAATGATGGCTGCTACATTTACAACG ACGGTAGTACGATAGTGCGTGGTTGCACCACCGACCCTGGAGCTAAATGTTTAACAGAAGATGGATTTGACGACCAATACTGCTCGATCTGGATGGAAGACCTCAGAAACGATGCCGCTCTGCAACGGGAACCTCTTACCTGCTATCAAGACTGTCCCGGTAGTGAATCGGGACAGATTCCAACGTGTCCACCCGTCACCTGTCCACCGACTACCGATCGTTGCTTCGTCAGCGTATCGTACAGTGGTGTTATTTCGCGTGGCTGCACATCCTTTGATTGTCCGCCGGATTCTAGAGACTGCTACACGTGCAAAGAGGCGAACTGTAATGGTGCCTACTCGGTGTGTTCCAAGTGTGATACGTCGATCGATGGAGACTGCACCGTTGGTACCGAGCACGGCGAAGTGTGTGAGCAGAGCGAGGGTTGCTTCCAGTACCAAGGTGACGATGGCAATGGCATCTATGGTTGTGCTGAGAAGGCTCCTGCCATTTGCTCCAACGATGCCGATCATTGTAACTTTTGCCAGGACACATTCTGTAACGCTAAAG CTCCAATCGTTTGCTTCTCCTGCACCGACTGTCGCGATGTTTTAACTCCAATTTTTCAGAAGACAAAGCTCTGCGGTACCGAAGGGGACAGTTGCATTACCGCGCTGATCGATGGACGTATCGATCGTGACTGTCGATCCGATTTGCCGCATCCGATCGAGGAGTACACCATAATTGACGATTGCACCACGTCATACTGCAACCAACTATCGATTACCGCTTGGACCAGCTGTTACGTGTGTACGGGTTGTAACGATGTGTTGGGCGCTGAAGTGACTACGGAGCTCTGCCTAAACCCGCCGACGGACGAGTGCTTCACGAAGCGGGAGGATGACGGTGTGATCGTGCGCGGCTGTGCTACGGAAGAAGGACTCGTCGGCTGTGACAATAGTTTGAACTGTGATGTGTGTCCGGGTGAGAACTGTAACGATCGTGCCGTACCGCAGGAATTCAGCTGCGTTCAGTGTGACCTGAGCGAGGACTGTGCGCAGTACAATGTGCTCAGTGAGTGTCCCAACATATTTGGTTTGCTTGTCGACAGTTGCGTCACGTACACGAAGCAACCGGACGGTGTACAGAAGGGTTGCATTAGCACGCCAGTTTTGTATGCCCTCTGTTACGGAACTTCGAGTGACGTTTGTGTTGTGTCGGAAGAGTCGATGGGAAACGCAAGACCGGTTCAGTGCATTGACTGTATCGAAAGTGTCGAGTGTATTGGAGGAGAGGCAAACGAGCTGATCACTAACTCCTACCACCATGGGTCTTGTGTTTCGTTTCTCGATGAGCAAGGTACGGTCGTGCGTGGGAACATTGTGAACTATCCTGAGTTCCACAATGCCCCTCACTATAAGGAATGTTTTGAAGATGGCTGTAATAAGGGACTGTTCCCTGAGGATCGTTTGCTGTGCTATCAGTGCAGTGGAGAGGAGTGTGCCCGTCTGACACAGTCCGGCAGCTTAATAACGCCCCAGCCCTGCTTGCGGTACGATAAAGCGAACGCAAAGTGTTACACCTGGTACGAGAGTGCATCGAATGCGCAGCGTGGATGTTTGCTGGACGATGGTGATGACTCCCTGTGCGGTGGAGAGGGAGTACAATCGTGTAAAACCTGCTCCGACAGTCGATGTAATGAGCTCGATTACGCTACCTTTAGCGAAACGAACTTTTGCGTAAAGTGTACCACCAATCGGGGCTGTCAGGAGGATCTTGCTGAAGAAGCGTGCACCGATGGCGGTGGTTGTTACACGTTCTTTAGCGGATCGTTGGTCGTCGCGAAAGGATGCGTATCGGAGCTTGCGGAGAGCATGGAGTGGTACAAGGAGTGTGCTCGCGGCAGTGGTAGTGAACGTTGCCAGCAGTGTTACGGGGACTATTGCAATCGTAACAAGTGCTACGCGTGTAATTCGGGTCTTGGTAGTGCTACCGATTGTATCGAGCCTCGCTTAGGCCTTACCGAATCAGCTACCTGTAAGACGGATGACGGATGTGTGGCGTTCATTGATG CAAACGGTCACACTGTACGTGGATGCAGAGACAGTTTCGACGAACCAATTGCCGAATGTTCCGAGCAGAATGCCGCCACCTGTCAGCTCTGTAACGGCGATCACTGTAACGGTGCACTGCTGGGGAAGGATCGCATCAAATGTTACCAATGTTCGGGGACGGCCAGATGTCTCGAACCAGCACCAAACAGCGCACTGTACTGTACCATCTATCGGGAAGGAGAAGAAAGCTGTTACACTTACTTCCAAG ACGAGCGTACGGTAGAACGTGGCTGCACTCTCCAGCGACCGGAGCCATGTGAACACCCCTGCCAGAAGTGTAACACAACGGCCTGCAATGATCAGCGCGCTGCCGTGACGAATCCTCTCCGCTGTGCCCAATGTTCCGGCGACGAGTGTCCCGACATCGACGCCACCGAATCGACCGAGGTAAAACCCTGCACAGAAGGGCTTCTGTTTGGCCGTACCGATCAATGCTACACCTACTTTGATCCGACCGATGGTTCGGTTCAGCAGCGTGGATGTCTTAGCGATTTTGCGAAGAGTGCAGGTGGTAGTGCGATCGCGGCCCAGTGTTTAGACGCAACCGATGGAAGCTGCAAACTGTGCACGGACGATGGGTGCAATGCGCGCAGTGTAACTTGTTTCGTCTGCAACACGGATACTGATCCGGACTGTGCAGACCTGTTAACGGAGAGTAGCGCGTATCGGCAAGCATGCGGTACGGGACGGTGCGTTTCGCTGCTGGATGGAGCAACCACGCGGAAGGGATGCTTGGAGGATTTCAACGAAGTCGATTGTGCGTTGAAAGGGACGTGTCAAATCTTTGAAGGTACGTTGTCGAACAGTGCGATCTACCCGGCGGACAGGATACGGTGTTACCAGTGTAGCGGTAGTGGATGTGACGAGGTGCAAAGCTCCACCAACTCTACGACGTGCCAACAGTACGACCCCGACGATGAGTGCTACACGTACGTTACAG ATACCGGTGAAACCTTCCGTGGATGTCTTTCCGATACGCTGACACCTGGTCCATGTGCCGACCGATCGGACGTTTGCGTCAAGTGTAGCAGCGAAGCCGGCTGCAACACCGAACCTGCCCAGCGCTCCAACGATCTCGTATGCGCACAGTGCTACAATGCGATCGAGTGCGGTCAGACGGAACGATACGAACGGTGCACTAAACCGGTGTTGCTGGGCCGGCAAGATTCGTGCTACGTGCAGTCATTCGACGGAGAACTGCTTGCCCGCGGTTGTCTCAGCGATGCGGTGGGATCGTTGCGGGACAAGTGCACCGCCGGCGGGTCGAGCAGTGAGTGCTCCGTCTGTCTGTGCGATCGCTGCAATGGACCACCGGTGGAGTGCGTTAGCTGTGAGGGTGAGGTTGGCTGTGGTGATGTGCTCGGTGTTGAGCAGAGTGTTGTCCCATGTCAAACGGGTAGCTGTGTGTCGTTGGTCAAGCAGCTTCCCAACGGTGCCACGGTCATTGCCAAGGGTTGTTCGGAAGCGTACGAGCAGGATACTTGCAGCCCAGCGAATGATGCATCCTATCAGCTTTGTTACTCTCCAAGGTGCAATAACGTGCTGTTTCCACCGGGTCGACTGAAGTGCTTCCAGTGCCAAGGAGCGGGCTGCTCCGATCCATCGCTCGTTCCAACCATCTGCGAGCCGTATAGCGCGAATGATAAGTGCTACAGCTTTTTGGACCGTCAGCAGAAGGGATGCGTTGGACAGTTGCAAGACTCGGCGGAATGTAACCCGGATGGACGTTGCTTTGTTTGCGATTCATCGGATGGCTGCAATGAGGAACCGCGGACGCTGGAGTGTATCGATTGCTCGTCCCGAACGGATCCAAGCTGTGTGGAACCGATGGTAGCCTTTGCAAGGAAGAAGTTGTGTCCCATTGGTGGATGCGTTACATTTATTGATG CACATGGCTTCACCGTGAGGGGTTGTGCGATGAATTACTACCTCACTTCCGCTTCATGTACCGGAACGACCTGCAATCTGTGCACTAATGAAGACAACTGTAACAGCATGCTGCTCCCTACGAATCGGCTGCAGTGTTATCAGTGCTCCGGATCTAGCTGCTTGGATGTAGCGAACCAAACGCCTTCCATCTGCCAACAGTACAGTGCAGACGACGCTTGCTACGCGTATGCCAGCAGTTCTACCAACATTCGCCGTGGATGCCTGTCAGATCTCATCTCCGAATGTCCCACAGACGGTTGTGTGACGTGTTCCACTGGCAATGGGTGCAATGCTAATCCACCGGTCGTGGCTAATCCGCTCACCTGCCACCACTGCGATGGAGTGAATTGTGCGGACGAACAGACAGGCGCAGGGGCCGTGTGTCCCGCAGTGCTCTTGGGTCGTACCGATGCCTGCTACTCCTGGGTGGAGAAGTACACCGTCCGCAGAGGTTGTTTGTCCGATGCAGATGCGTGCAATGCGATGAACCCGAACTGTTACATCTGCACCGACGGAAGGGATTGTAACGCCGAACGGTACGCGGTAGAGCGTCACGAATGCGTACAGTGCGCTGAGTTGGCTACGGACGAGCGGTGTAATTGGGGATTCGATCGATCGGCAGCAGAACAATGCTCTTCGGAAACGCAGCAGTCCTCCGAGTTAGGCTGCTACAGTTGCTACATCTCGACGCTGGACCCTACCGAGCGAAGGCTCTTCCATCGTGGCTGTGTAGGCGAGGAACGGCAAACTCAATGCGATCCGGCAACGGTTAACGTCTGCCTCGGTGCGGGATGCAACCATCGCAACGAGCGCTTACAGATCTGTGCCAAGTGCGAAGACGTCGATGGGTGTGAGAGTGGTCGTTGGGTGGTGGAGGAGTGTCGTGGCGTCGTACCGTACGATCGGCGTGGGTGCTACCTTATGCGCGATGCCCGGAAGCGCGTTACTGCACGCGGATGTGCGGCGGACTTGAACGATGAAACGTGGCAGCTGTGTTCCAACGTGCGGGACTCGTCCTGTCTCACCTGCCTTGGCAACGAGTGTAATCACGCCACTATTGGTATGGGAAGAGTGTCGTTACTAGGGACGCTTGCGATAGCGGTTCTCTGTTGGCTCTTGGTCGGACTCGGTAGATAA
- the LOC121596517 gene encoding uncharacterized protein LOC121596517 → MKLNLATTWLLLVAFTVNEVRGQLRCYVCENCPDPFEGTSAQLQACPASDSTTTTQMPPGDTTILTPPPLPTGDGSGQQTTTTTTTLATTTEAPPTPSTPVITPPPVVGRRKRQAAATGYRCFRIEHSNTVRRGCAAYLGNQADTCLSVNGGTNPTDCTLCDWEGCNSATGLRVSLFALLLAVLLSVVLKQ, encoded by the exons ATGAAACTAAACCTGGCAACGacgtggctgctgctggtggcgttCACAGTGAATGAAG TGCGAGGGCAGCTGCGGTGCTACGTGTGTGAAAACTGTCCCGATCCGTTCGAAGGCACCTCGGCCCAGCTTCAAGCTTGTCCGGCGTCAGATTCGACGACCACCACACAGATGCCCCCGGGTGATACAACGATCCTTACGCCACCACCCCTTCCCACGGGCGATGGTAGCGGTCagcagacgacgacgacgacgacgacgctagCAACGACCACGGAAGCGCCACCGACACCGAGCACGCCGGTGATCACGCCACCGCCAGTGGTCGGTCGCCGAAAGCGTCAGGCAGCAGCGACCGGATACCGTTGCTTCCGGATTGAGCACT CCAACACCGTCCGTCGGGGATGCGCCGCCTACCTGGGCAACCAGGCCGACACCTGCCTGTCCGTGAACGGTGGCACCAATCCTACCGACTGTACGCTCTGCGACTGGGAGGGATGTAACAGTGCGACCGGGCTGCGAGTATCGCTGTTCGCGCTTCTGCTCGCTGTGCTGCTGTCGGTCGTGCTGAAGCAGTAA
- the LOC121596516 gene encoding uncharacterized protein LOC121596516 → MKFVLKCLAILLAAILCSIAEGNKIRCYSCDDCNKQEPEIVQCSAKNGMDLNALSYNPTYPILTPSTPYWNANPWDPLLTPPPLVGNNNGGAWYPGYPIITPPPLSGGGGINQQYPWDPLLTPPPLVGDNNGGAWYPGYPILTPPPLGGGGGIQQYPWDLLLTPPPLVGNNNGGAWYPGNTILTPPTTHYPYGKAHQQTGNKGQKRFVCATIRSKGKDLQTDIVHRRGCAEIEGYAVGVCDQGQIPVTEGGITSCRVCGHSLCNE, encoded by the exons ATGAAGTTTGttttgaagtgtttggcgATCCTTTTGGCAGCTATCCTGTGCTCGATAG CCGAAGGAAACAAGATCCGATGCTATTCGTGTGATGATTGCAACAAACAAGAGCCGGAGATCGTCCAGTGCAGTGCGAAGAATGGGATGGATCTGAACGCGCTGAGCTACAACCCAACCTACCCGATACTGACACCGTCCACGCCGTACTGGAACGCAAACCCCTGGGATCCGCTGCTAACGCCACCACCGCTCGTAGGAAACAACAATGGAGGCGCTTGGTACCCGGGATATCCAATCATCACTCCGCCACCGTTgagcggcggtggcggcatcAATCAGCAGTATCCCTGGGACCCACTGCTAACGCCACCACCGCTGGTTGGGGACAATAATGGAGGTGCCTGGTATCCGGGCTATCCAATCCTTACCCCGCCACCGttgggcggcggcggtggcattCAGCAGTACCCGTGGGATCTACTgctaacaccaccaccgctcgtAGGAAATAataatggaggcgcctggtacCCGGGCAATACAATCCTAACGCCACCGACCACCCACTATCCGTACGGAAAGGCGCACCAACAGACGGGGAACAAGGGGCAGAAGCGCTTCGTTTGCGCGACGATCCGAAGCAAAG GAAAGGATCTACAAACGGATATCGTACACCGGCGTGGATGTGCCGAGATTGAGGGATACGCTGTCGGTGTGTGCGACCAGGGACAGATACCGGTGACGGAGGGTGGCATTACGAGCTGCCGCGTGTGTGGCCATTCGCTGTGCAACGAGTGA